In one Nitrospira sp. CR1.1 genomic region, the following are encoded:
- a CDS encoding sigma-70 family RNA polymerase sigma factor, which translates to MASRKKSPPASPDGHGLSPSTSPPFDQLYRDHVDVMYRFAYRLCGEAEAAKDLVQETFLNAYRAYDRFRGDARVSTWLYAIASHACQRMRRKRKGEPERELSLTEFVPTSEGEFALQIPMEGLSPQEALENKELREILDRAIAKLPRKYRMVLVLRDMEGLSAKEVGNILGLTERAIKSRLHRARLFVRKELSGKGLAEEFHHDVATVDR; encoded by the coding sequence ATGGCCTCACGGAAGAAAAGTCCACCGGCGTCTCCTGACGGACACGGCCTGTCTCCCTCCACATCGCCTCCATTCGATCAGCTGTATCGAGACCATGTCGACGTCATGTATCGTTTTGCCTACCGGCTCTGCGGCGAAGCCGAAGCGGCCAAGGACCTGGTGCAGGAAACCTTTCTCAATGCCTATCGCGCCTACGACCGTTTTCGCGGGGATGCGCGGGTGTCGACTTGGCTCTATGCCATCGCCTCCCATGCCTGCCAGCGCATGCGGCGGAAACGCAAAGGCGAGCCGGAGCGCGAGTTGTCTCTCACCGAATTCGTGCCGACGTCGGAAGGCGAGTTTGCGCTGCAGATACCGATGGAGGGGCTGAGTCCGCAGGAAGCCCTCGAAAACAAGGAACTACGGGAGATTCTAGACCGTGCCATCGCCAAATTGCCGCGCAAATACCGTATGGTCCTGGTTCTGCGCGACATGGAAGGCTTGAGCGCCAAAGAAGTGGGAAACATTCTCGGGTTGACCGAGCGCGCAATCAAGTCCAGGCTGCATCGAGCCCGCCTGTTTGTCAGAAAAGAACTGAGCGGAAAAGGGCTCGCGGAAGAATTTCACCACGACGTTGCCACTGTGGACCGATAG
- a CDS encoding c-type cytochrome has protein sequence MIRPKPRTAVNEPSAADFLTHPARRQIHSFRRFPRAFANSLPLMLLLVNGVTGVLLAQPSEGLQRGQIIYREHCMDCHGTTGKGDGPKAPFLSPRPGNLISAATSTKTDKELLRTIAQGKPRTAMPGWKDALPDEDQQAVLRYLRSLIQFSGSPAVSPPPP, from the coding sequence GTGATTCGTCCGAAGCCCAGGACGGCTGTGAATGAGCCGTCGGCAGCCGATTTCCTGACGCACCCGGCCCGCAGACAGATCCACTCGTTCCGGCGGTTTCCTCGCGCATTCGCCAACAGTCTCCCGCTCATGTTGTTGCTGGTCAACGGCGTCACCGGCGTCTTGCTCGCCCAGCCCTCTGAAGGACTTCAGCGGGGCCAGATCATTTACCGTGAACATTGCATGGACTGTCATGGCACCACCGGAAAGGGCGATGGCCCCAAGGCCCCGTTTCTGTCGCCGCGCCCGGGGAACCTCATCTCCGCCGCCACCTCCACCAAGACGGACAAGGAGCTGCTCCGTACGATTGCACAAGGCAAGCCCCGCACCGCCATGCCAGGCTGGAAGGATGCGCTACCGGATGAAGACCAGCAAGCCGTGCTCCGATACCTTCGCTCGTTGATTCAATTTTCCGGCTCACCGGCCGTTTCTCCCCCTCCCCCGTAA
- a CDS encoding PEGA domain-containing protein, with protein MTPSTERENPMPNAAQHRSAQRMTGIAFLMVSYLNLTACSIFGGSSQSLTVNSDPPGANVLINGTLAGTTPLQQQVPRRGDLTVEVQKAGYKPQSRMTGRKLSSVGIVDVIGGALFLLPLLGLIAPGAWEQDPGMIGITLEPDNSQPAQAQ; from the coding sequence ATGACGCCCAGCACTGAGCGGGAGAATCCCATGCCGAACGCAGCACAGCATCGCAGCGCGCAGAGAATGACCGGCATCGCCTTCCTCATGGTCTCCTATCTCAATCTGACCGCCTGTTCCATCTTCGGCGGGAGTTCGCAATCATTGACTGTGAATTCTGATCCGCCGGGAGCCAATGTCTTGATCAACGGCACCCTTGCCGGCACAACGCCGCTTCAACAACAGGTTCCGCGCCGGGGAGATCTCACGGTCGAGGTGCAAAAGGCCGGCTATAAACCCCAGTCACGAATGACCGGCCGGAAACTCAGTAGCGTCGGCATCGTCGATGTCATCGGAGGAGCGTTATTCTTGCTACCGTTGCTGGGTCTTATTGCGCCGGGCGCCTGGGAGCAAGACCCCGGCATGATCGGTATCACGCTCGAACCGGACAACTCTCAACCTGCGCAGGCTCAATAA
- a CDS encoding alcohol dehydrogenase catalytic domain-containing protein — MIDVKGYAARTAKSRLAPFTFSRRNVGRQDVLIGIRYCGICHSDVHQARDEWGGSIFPMVPGHEIVGVVEQVGAAVTRFKVGQMVGVGCFVDSCRTCPQCKKGQEQYCEGHLSFTYNGKERDGVTTTYGGYSTKVVVDQRYVLRIPKQLRPEEAAPLLCAGITTYSPLHHWGVGKKHRLAVVGLGGLGHMAVKIGRALGARVTVLSHSDKKRRDAKRLGASDFFKTSDPKTFTALATQFDFILDTVSAPHDLDAQLELLKTDGTMILVGAPDKPAQLGAFPLILKRRRLVGSLIGGIQETQEMLDFCAKHQCGADVEVIPIQKVNEAYDRVVRGDVRYRFVIDMGSLA, encoded by the coding sequence ATGATTGACGTCAAAGGTTACGCCGCCCGCACCGCGAAATCCCGACTTGCCCCGTTTACGTTTTCACGAAGAAACGTGGGAAGGCAGGACGTGCTTATCGGCATTCGCTACTGCGGGATTTGTCATTCGGACGTGCACCAGGCTCGGGATGAATGGGGCGGCTCGATCTTCCCCATGGTGCCGGGACATGAGATCGTGGGAGTCGTCGAGCAGGTGGGCGCCGCGGTCACACGGTTCAAGGTCGGACAAATGGTCGGGGTCGGGTGTTTTGTCGATTCCTGCCGGACTTGCCCGCAATGCAAAAAAGGCCAAGAACAGTACTGCGAAGGCCATCTCAGCTTTACCTACAACGGGAAGGAGCGGGACGGCGTCACGACCACCTATGGCGGCTACTCCACCAAGGTGGTCGTGGATCAGCGGTATGTCCTTCGCATCCCCAAGCAATTGCGTCCCGAGGAGGCCGCACCGCTTCTGTGCGCCGGCATTACAACCTACTCCCCCTTACACCACTGGGGAGTGGGCAAGAAACATCGCTTGGCAGTTGTCGGCCTGGGAGGGCTGGGGCACATGGCCGTGAAAATCGGACGAGCCCTGGGCGCGCGCGTGACCGTGCTGAGCCATTCGGACAAAAAACGGCGTGATGCGAAGCGATTGGGCGCCAGTGACTTCTTCAAGACGTCCGACCCCAAGACATTCACCGCCCTGGCTACGCAGTTCGACTTCATTCTGGACACCGTCTCAGCGCCCCATGACCTGGATGCGCAACTGGAATTGCTCAAGACCGACGGCACGATGATTCTCGTCGGCGCGCCGGACAAACCGGCGCAACTGGGAGCCTTTCCGTTGATCCTCAAACGGCGGAGGCTGGTGGGCTCATTGATCGGCGGCATTCAGGAAACGCAGGAGATGTTGGACTTCTGCGCGAAGCACCAATGCGGCGCCGACGTGGAGGTCATCCCGATTCAGAAAGTGAATGAGGCGTACGATCGCGTGGTTCGCGGCGACGTGCGGTACCGCTTCGTCATCGACATGGGCTCGCTCGCCTAA
- a CDS encoding M20/M25/M40 family metallo-hydrolase — MSDVQRQIGTYIKDIRPQYEDMLGQAVEIPSISMDPRHAPDVRRMAELAAQYLRVAGAEAHIVETPGYPVVSGGWTVDQKFPTVTVYNHMDVQPAQEPEWKQSPFAFHNDNGIYRGRGATDDKGPALAALFGARYAIEQGVPINVRFLWELEEENGSPSFAAAIKNHAAIPRPDSVVISDTIWLSKNQPAMPYGLRGLLGARLVLRTGSKDAHSGVTGGAARNPLAELMDIVHACVDAKTGKVKIPGFYDDVVEPTKAEIKSFLQSGFQVSKFKQAYGFKTLRTHDPAEVMRRIWAAPTFEVHGLTGGYHGPGVKTVVPGHGELKVSMRLVPNQTPEKAFALLRKHVAKLNPAVKVEREGMLHPFRGVFDGPYVDAVKRAVKAGFGKEPAFIREGGSIGAVVTMQKAWKVPILFMGLSLPEHGYHAPNEYFDWGQASGGIKAFAHYFSELAAKR; from the coding sequence ATGAGCGACGTGCAACGGCAGATAGGGACGTACATCAAGGATATTCGCCCCCAGTATGAAGATATGCTCGGGCAGGCGGTAGAAATTCCGTCCATCAGTATGGATCCTCGGCATGCGCCGGATGTGCGGCGCATGGCCGAACTGGCAGCGCAATATCTGCGGGTGGCCGGAGCGGAAGCCCACATCGTCGAAACGCCCGGCTATCCGGTCGTGTCAGGCGGCTGGACGGTCGATCAAAAATTCCCCACTGTGACGGTCTACAATCACATGGATGTCCAGCCGGCGCAGGAACCTGAATGGAAACAGTCTCCATTTGCATTTCACAACGACAACGGCATCTACCGGGGGCGAGGGGCGACGGACGACAAAGGCCCGGCGTTGGCGGCCTTGTTCGGCGCCCGTTATGCGATCGAGCAGGGGGTGCCCATCAATGTGCGATTCTTGTGGGAACTGGAAGAGGAAAACGGCAGTCCCAGCTTTGCGGCGGCCATCAAGAATCACGCGGCGATCCCGCGTCCGGACTCGGTGGTGATTTCGGATACGATCTGGCTGTCCAAGAACCAGCCGGCGATGCCCTATGGCTTGCGCGGTTTGCTCGGCGCGCGGCTCGTCCTGCGTACCGGCTCCAAGGACGCCCACTCGGGGGTGACGGGCGGCGCGGCGCGTAATCCGTTGGCCGAGTTGATGGACATCGTCCATGCCTGTGTGGATGCCAAGACCGGTAAGGTGAAGATTCCGGGCTTCTATGACGATGTGGTCGAGCCGACCAAGGCAGAGATCAAGAGTTTCTTGCAGTCTGGATTTCAAGTGAGCAAGTTCAAGCAGGCTTACGGGTTCAAGACGTTGCGCACGCACGATCCGGCCGAGGTCATGCGGCGGATCTGGGCCGCGCCGACGTTTGAGGTGCATGGACTCACCGGCGGCTATCATGGGCCGGGGGTGAAGACGGTGGTGCCGGGCCATGGGGAACTGAAGGTCAGTATGCGACTTGTGCCGAATCAGACTCCAGAGAAGGCCTTCGCGCTGCTCAGGAAACATGTCGCCAAGTTGAATCCGGCAGTGAAGGTCGAGCGCGAGGGGATGTTGCATCCGTTCAGAGGCGTGTTTGACGGGCCGTACGTCGATGCGGTGAAACGCGCCGTGAAGGCCGGATTTGGCAAGGAGCCGGCGTTTATCCGCGAAGGCGGCTCGATCGGCGCGGTGGTCACGATGCAAAAGGCCTGGAAGGTTCCGATCCTCTTCATGGGCCTGAGCCTGCCCGAGCACGGCTACCATGCGCCGAACGAATATTTCGATTGGGGGCAGGCCTCCGGCGGTATAAAGGCCTTCGCCCATTATTTCTCGGAACTGGCCGCGAAGCGGTAG
- a CDS encoding NAD-binding protein has translation MTNRPLEQTPRIAAPAHTRVGWIGTGVMGASMCRHLQSAHYRLTLYTRTRSKASAILAKGATWADSPQAVAEQTDILITMVGFPQDVREVYFGDHGVLTGASAGMVLVDMTTTQPSLAQEIAVAAHAHGALAVDAPVSGGDIGARDATLSIMIGGAPSAVQTIMPLLECLGRKIVHQGGPGSGQHTKLCNQIVIAGTMIGVCESLLYGYQAGLELPRMLESIRGGAAACWTLDHLAPRILARNFDPGFFVDHFIKDMGIALEEARRRPLTLPGLTLAHHLYEKVQALGHGRSGTHALMLALEAFSNIDRTKPSTSL, from the coding sequence ATGACCAATCGTCCACTTGAACAGACTCCCCGCATCGCCGCTCCCGCCCACACACGCGTCGGCTGGATCGGCACCGGCGTGATGGGGGCCTCCATGTGCCGGCACCTCCAGTCAGCCCACTATCGCCTTACGCTGTACACGCGGACACGCAGCAAAGCGTCGGCCATTCTTGCCAAGGGAGCGACCTGGGCCGATTCCCCACAGGCGGTAGCCGAGCAAACCGACATCCTCATCACCATGGTGGGGTTTCCACAGGACGTGCGCGAGGTGTACTTCGGCGACCATGGCGTGCTGACAGGCGCAAGCGCGGGCATGGTGCTGGTCGATATGACCACGACCCAACCATCACTCGCACAGGAGATCGCGGTTGCTGCTCACGCGCACGGAGCCCTGGCGGTCGATGCGCCGGTGTCCGGCGGGGATATCGGCGCGCGCGACGCGACGCTGTCGATCATGATCGGCGGCGCCCCCAGCGCTGTGCAAACGATCATGCCGCTCCTCGAATGTCTGGGCAGGAAGATCGTTCACCAGGGCGGGCCAGGTTCCGGTCAACATACCAAGCTGTGCAATCAAATCGTGATTGCCGGCACGATGATCGGTGTCTGCGAAAGCCTGCTGTACGGGTATCAGGCCGGACTCGAACTGCCGCGCATGCTGGAGTCGATCCGCGGCGGCGCCGCCGCCTGCTGGACGCTGGATCACCTGGCGCCCCGCATCCTGGCTCGGAATTTCGATCCTGGATTTTTCGTCGACCATTTCATCAAAGATATGGGCATTGCACTGGAAGAAGCGCGACGGCGACCGCTGACCCTCCCCGGGCTGACGCTCGCGCATCACCTGTATGAGAAGGTGCAGGCGCTGGGTCACGGCCGATCCGGAACGCACGCGCTGATGCTGGCGCTCGAAGCCTTTTCCAACATCGATCGGACCAAACCCTCGACCTCACTCTAA
- a CDS encoding outer membrane beta-barrel protein has product MSEMRHRVVTGAGAILLLTSVVCVTGWAQPLPQGGDVSTTDFRVDSTSAQPEERPWFLKRLFRAYADEFAPSPDTGASGPEPARRALPAPWDSPPYPSSEYQGSPLVGVPVGTKEYPLMKALGGTWLGDAMKENRIKTYGWVNGSYNWSNANNSNQPTSYWIIPKSVVLEQAILKVEREVDTVQTDHVDWGFRITSLYGSNYRYMTSGGWFSHQLLKQNLRYGYDPTEFYADVYIPGIAQGLILRLGRWVATPDIETQFAPDNYMATHSLQFTFDTYTQTGALATLMLNQQWTIQGAVHSGTDMAPWYKGATPTGMVGIRWVSLDNNDAAYVVLNNVNSAKFRHFEENGQPAGHDNFNYVVGTWQHRFTQAVHSKLAAIYMWQRDAVVGGTPIIGPFQSFGGSGKGMLLPGLSQAYGILNYTMVQVAKRDFITVRNEWWRDDRGMRAGIAGHYSTHAIGLTHQLNDVVMIRPEVGFYRCYTRPAFDLGTEKNLYLVGADMVFRF; this is encoded by the coding sequence GTGAGTGAGATGAGGCATAGAGTTGTGACGGGGGCTGGGGCCATATTGCTGTTGACGTCGGTGGTTTGTGTCACCGGTTGGGCGCAACCGTTACCGCAGGGCGGCGATGTGTCCACAACCGACTTTCGTGTTGATTCAACGTCGGCTCAGCCAGAGGAGCGTCCCTGGTTTCTGAAGCGGTTGTTTCGGGCCTACGCCGACGAATTCGCTCCAAGCCCGGATACGGGGGCCAGCGGACCGGAGCCTGCTCGCCGCGCGCTTCCGGCTCCCTGGGATTCGCCGCCCTATCCAAGCTCTGAGTATCAAGGTTCACCCCTGGTCGGCGTGCCGGTGGGAACGAAAGAATATCCGCTCATGAAAGCCCTGGGCGGGACCTGGCTCGGTGACGCGATGAAGGAGAACCGGATCAAGACCTATGGCTGGGTCAACGGGTCGTACAACTGGAGTAACGCCAATAACTCGAACCAACCCACGTCGTATTGGATCATTCCCAAGTCGGTCGTGCTTGAACAGGCCATTCTCAAAGTCGAGCGGGAGGTCGATACCGTTCAGACCGACCATGTCGATTGGGGGTTCCGCATCACGAGCCTGTACGGAAGCAATTATCGCTATATGACCTCCGGAGGCTGGTTCAGCCACCAACTCCTCAAGCAGAACCTGCGCTATGGCTACGATCCGACCGAGTTTTACGCGGATGTCTATATTCCCGGTATCGCGCAAGGGCTCATTCTCCGTCTAGGCCGTTGGGTGGCGACGCCGGACATCGAGACCCAGTTCGCGCCGGATAACTACATGGCGACCCATTCGCTGCAGTTTACGTTTGACACCTACACGCAGACCGGGGCTCTGGCGACCCTCATGCTCAATCAACAGTGGACGATTCAGGGCGCAGTCCATTCGGGGACTGACATGGCCCCCTGGTATAAGGGGGCGACGCCGACGGGCATGGTGGGGATCCGGTGGGTGTCGCTCGACAATAACGATGCTGCGTATGTGGTCTTGAACAACGTCAACTCGGCGAAGTTCCGCCACTTCGAGGAAAACGGACAGCCGGCCGGCCACGACAATTTCAACTACGTCGTGGGGACCTGGCAACACCGGTTTACCCAGGCTGTGCATTCGAAGCTTGCCGCCATCTACATGTGGCAACGGGATGCGGTGGTTGGCGGGACTCCGATCATCGGGCCGTTTCAATCGTTCGGGGGGAGCGGAAAAGGAATGCTGCTCCCTGGGCTTTCCCAAGCGTACGGCATTCTGAACTACACCATGGTTCAGGTGGCCAAGCGCGACTTTATCACGGTGCGCAATGAGTGGTGGCGTGATGATCGAGGCATGCGTGCGGGGATTGCCGGGCATTATTCGACCCATGCGATCGGGCTCACCCATCAGCTCAATGATGTCGTGATGATACGTCCCGAGGTGGGATTCTACCGCTGCTATACGAGGCCTGCGTTTGACCTGGGAACGGAGAAGAACCTCTATCTGGTCGGCGCCGATATGGTCTTTCGGTTCTAA
- the nuoB gene encoding NADH-quinone oxidoreductase subunit NuoB, whose translation MFRIIKKSLATGIVTGQYPAAKALQEPVSRETIEKAKPFRRSLTIREVDTGSCNACEMEMNALANPVYDVERFGVHIAASPRHADALVVTGPVTVNMERALKDVYKATADPKLVIALGDCAINCGLFKNSYAVTGPVDRHIPVDVRIAGCPPRPSEILAVLETLRQAPVDPDK comes from the coding sequence ATGTTTCGGATCATTAAGAAGAGTCTCGCGACCGGTATTGTGACGGGACAGTATCCTGCAGCGAAGGCGCTCCAAGAGCCGGTGAGTCGTGAGACGATCGAGAAGGCCAAGCCGTTCAGGCGGTCCCTTACGATCCGAGAGGTGGACACCGGGTCGTGCAATGCCTGCGAGATGGAAATGAATGCGCTGGCCAATCCGGTCTATGACGTGGAGCGGTTCGGGGTCCATATTGCTGCGTCGCCGCGTCATGCCGATGCGCTGGTCGTGACGGGACCGGTGACCGTTAATATGGAGCGTGCGTTGAAAGATGTCTACAAGGCGACAGCCGATCCGAAGCTCGTTATCGCGCTGGGTGATTGCGCGATCAATTGCGGCCTGTTCAAGAACAGTTACGCGGTGACGGGTCCGGTAGACCGCCACATTCCGGTCGATGTCCGTATTGCCGGTTGCCCTCCCCGGCCGTCGGAGATTCTCGCGGTGTTGGAAACACTCCGGCAGGCGCCTGTCGATCCGGACAAATAA
- a CDS encoding hydrogenase large subunit, protein MSDARPAVEQVQAAFTQAITEVCAVHGIPMLRVKKQDLPTVAHFLHTNPNLRGSLSLLWAADHRPRDARYELCYLFTLADRKDWLLLATDLHGDEREFPSITPHLHAAKWYEREIRDLFGLIPVGHPDLRRLVRHEHWPKGSHPLKKDFPWDRVLGREQGEYAFRKIHGEGVFEVPVGPIHAGIIEPGHFRFSVAGEPIMQIEVRHFWKHRGVEKLFEQHCLMEAVPLAERVSGDTSVGHSLAYCQAVEMLLGITVPPRARYLRSLFLELERVHNHIGDIGAICNDTAYALAHAHCGRMKEQLMQLNDRLTGSRFLRGVNSVGGVSIDLSGVQLSQVEAELQAIEQEFSGIEKILFANASLTERLENTGVLAESIAWDHAVMGVVGRASGIDRDLRRDRPFAAYHECPPAVAVYRYGDVRARMRVRMDEVHESIRLIHALRRQLPMGPLITRPAEHPTPGQWAISAVEGWRGEIFYVVMAGEEGRIHRCKVRDPSFVHWPAIQWAAVGNIVPDFPLINKSFNLSYAGNDL, encoded by the coding sequence ATGAGCGACGCGCGTCCGGCGGTCGAGCAGGTGCAAGCGGCGTTTACGCAGGCCATCACGGAGGTGTGCGCCGTTCACGGCATCCCGATGCTCAGGGTGAAGAAGCAGGATCTGCCGACGGTCGCCCATTTTCTGCATACGAACCCGAATTTGCGAGGATCGCTGTCGCTGCTCTGGGCGGCCGATCATCGCCCTCGCGACGCGCGCTACGAACTCTGCTATCTCTTCACGTTGGCGGACCGCAAAGACTGGCTCCTGCTCGCAACAGATCTGCATGGAGATGAGCGGGAGTTTCCGTCGATCACTCCTCACCTTCATGCGGCGAAATGGTATGAACGGGAGATCCGGGATCTGTTCGGACTGATTCCGGTTGGCCATCCTGATCTGCGTCGGCTCGTGCGTCATGAACATTGGCCGAAAGGATCTCACCCGTTGAAAAAAGATTTTCCCTGGGATCGGGTGTTAGGACGGGAGCAGGGAGAATATGCCTTCCGGAAAATTCATGGTGAGGGAGTCTTTGAAGTTCCCGTCGGGCCCATCCATGCGGGCATCATCGAGCCGGGCCATTTCAGATTTTCAGTGGCCGGCGAGCCCATCATGCAGATCGAAGTACGCCATTTCTGGAAACATCGCGGGGTGGAAAAACTGTTCGAGCAACACTGCTTGATGGAAGCCGTGCCGCTCGCGGAGCGCGTGTCTGGCGATACCTCGGTCGGCCATAGTCTCGCCTACTGCCAGGCGGTGGAGATGCTTCTGGGGATCACTGTGCCGCCGCGCGCCCGGTATCTCCGGAGCCTCTTTTTGGAGCTTGAGCGGGTACACAATCACATTGGCGATATCGGCGCCATCTGTAACGATACGGCCTATGCCCTGGCGCATGCCCACTGCGGCCGTATGAAAGAACAGCTCATGCAGCTCAACGATCGCCTGACCGGGTCGCGTTTTCTACGGGGGGTGAATTCGGTCGGAGGTGTATCGATCGATCTCTCCGGCGTGCAATTGTCGCAAGTCGAGGCGGAATTACAAGCCATTGAACAGGAATTTTCCGGGATTGAGAAAATACTCTTTGCGAATGCCTCTCTGACAGAGCGATTAGAGAACACGGGAGTGCTGGCGGAAAGTATCGCGTGGGATCATGCGGTCATGGGCGTCGTGGGCCGCGCCTCCGGCATCGACAGGGATCTTCGTCGAGACCGGCCATTCGCTGCGTATCACGAGTGTCCACCGGCGGTGGCCGTGTATCGGTACGGAGATGTCCGTGCTCGCATGCGGGTGCGGATGGATGAAGTGCATGAATCGATCCGCCTGATCCATGCGCTTCGCCGGCAATTGCCGATGGGGCCTCTCATCACGCGGCCGGCCGAGCATCCGACGCCCGGGCAGTGGGCGATATCGGCCGTCGAAGGCTGGCGCGGCGAAATTTTCTATGTCGTCATGGCAGGCGAAGAGGGACGGATTCATCGGTGCAAAGTCCGGGATCCGTCATTTGTGCACTGGCCGGCGATTCAGTGGGCGGCGGTGGGGAATATCGTGCCGGATTTTCCGTTGATTAATAAAAGTTTTAATTTGTCCTATGCAGGCAATGATCTGTAG
- a CDS encoding hydrogenase 4 subunit F, with protein sequence MWSVIVLLTGPVLAGLLSLVIHRARVLHVVNFSTMLALAGAETALTRQVLAEGSVTTLGGFVYVDALSDFILVIITAIGLSCSLYMWSYMDDRVARGVIAPKRLGHFFFLFHMFLFAMVAATVANSLGVQWVALEGTTLATTFLIAFFRRRESLEAGWKYLILCSVGIALALFGVVLTYYSSVRVLGDASSALNITALIGVANQLDPNVLKLAFIFILVGYGTKVGLVPMHTWLPDAYSEAPAPIAAMLAGVLETVAVYTVLRSKALVDQALPPEFTGNLLLTFGLLSFIVASLFILIQHNYKRLFAYSSIEHMGLAMIGFGVGGTIGTFGGLFHLLNHAVAKALAFFVAGNIHRRFDTLEIDGVRGLARAQPITAVAILVAGCALVGLPPFSPFVSELLVVSAVAAQDFSSDTVHVGRFVTMTISDEMRSLGIVVLFLFFAVVLFGGFMFRVGAMVWGTPPAGIAQGESWTAGHVPLMIMIVALLGLGFVLPEPIQTLLTRAVNVIVVR encoded by the coding sequence ATGTGGTCGGTGATCGTCCTGCTGACAGGGCCGGTACTTGCCGGTCTGCTCAGCCTGGTGATCCACCGCGCCCGGGTCCTGCACGTCGTGAACTTTTCCACAATGCTGGCGTTGGCCGGGGCCGAGACGGCACTGACGAGGCAGGTGCTGGCCGAAGGGTCAGTGACGACATTGGGCGGTTTTGTTTACGTGGATGCGCTCTCGGACTTTATTCTGGTGATCATCACGGCCATCGGCCTGTCCTGTTCCCTTTACATGTGGTCCTACATGGACGATCGAGTCGCCCGGGGCGTCATCGCGCCGAAGCGTCTCGGTCACTTCTTTTTCCTCTTCCATATGTTCCTGTTTGCGATGGTCGCCGCGACGGTGGCGAACAGTCTCGGCGTGCAGTGGGTGGCCCTGGAGGGGACCACTCTCGCGACGACTTTCTTGATCGCCTTTTTCCGCAGGCGGGAATCCCTCGAAGCCGGTTGGAAATATCTGATCCTCTGTTCGGTGGGCATCGCCCTCGCGCTCTTCGGCGTGGTGCTCACCTATTACTCCTCTGTGCGAGTCCTTGGCGATGCGAGCTCGGCGCTCAATATCACCGCGTTGATCGGCGTAGCGAACCAGTTGGACCCCAATGTGCTCAAGCTGGCGTTCATTTTTATCCTCGTCGGGTACGGCACGAAGGTGGGTCTGGTTCCCATGCATACCTGGTTGCCTGATGCCTACAGTGAAGCGCCGGCGCCGATTGCGGCGATGTTGGCCGGGGTGTTGGAGACGGTGGCGGTCTATACCGTGTTGCGCAGCAAGGCGCTGGTGGACCAGGCGCTCCCTCCGGAGTTCACCGGCAATCTGCTGCTGACTTTCGGGTTGCTCTCGTTCATCGTGGCCTCCCTGTTCATCCTGATTCAACACAACTACAAGCGGCTGTTTGCCTATTCGAGTATCGAACATATGGGGCTGGCCATGATCGGCTTCGGAGTCGGCGGGACGATCGGCACCTTCGGTGGCCTCTTTCATTTGCTCAATCACGCCGTGGCCAAAGCGTTGGCCTTTTTCGTCGCGGGCAATATCCATCGGCGATTCGATACTCTGGAAATCGACGGGGTGCGAGGGCTAGCGCGTGCGCAACCGATTACCGCTGTGGCGATTCTCGTGGCGGGGTGCGCGTTGGTCGGGCTACCGCCGTTCTCGCCGTTCGTCAGTGAGTTATTGGTCGTGTCGGCGGTGGCCGCGCAAGACTTTTCCTCCGATACGGTGCATGTCGGACGGTTTGTGACGATGACGATCTCGGATGAGATGCGCAGCCTCGGCATCGTCGTGCTGTTTCTGTTTTTTGCCGTGGTGTTGTTCGGCGGATTTATGTTTCGCGTCGGGGCCATGGTGTGGGGCACTCCCCCGGCCGGTATCGCTCAGGGAGAGTCGTGGACCGCCGGCCATGTGCCGCTGATGATCATGATCGTCGCGTTGTTGGGGCTTGGATTCGTTCTTCCCGAGCCGATTCAGACGTTGCTGACCAGGGCCGTCAACGTGATTGTGGTGAGGTGA